The following proteins are encoded in a genomic region of Variovorax paradoxus:
- a CDS encoding SDR family oxidoreductase: MSTAPLSSAPRTVLVTGAGRRLGREIALALAAGGWQVAVHYRSSRAEAEQTTADCAALSGNSAAFEADLLDEGATRALLPRVAAHFGGVDAVVHSAALFEHDDAASFSYALMERHARSNAGAAILLAQALRDHLALRDAQGAVVHLLDQKLWNPNPDFLSYTLSKAALEAATPMLALALAPRVRVVGVAPGLTLSSHMLDDEKFAQLHKLSPLGRSSTSADVAATVKFALENNSMTGTTLLVDGGQHLMRFERDFSLM; the protein is encoded by the coding sequence ATGAGCACAGCACCGCTTTCCTCAGCCCCCCGCACCGTCCTCGTCACGGGTGCCGGCCGCCGGCTGGGCCGCGAGATTGCGCTGGCGCTGGCCGCAGGGGGCTGGCAGGTGGCGGTGCACTACCGCAGTTCGCGCGCCGAGGCCGAGCAGACGACGGCCGATTGCGCCGCCCTGTCGGGCAACTCGGCGGCTTTCGAGGCCGATCTGCTCGACGAAGGCGCCACCCGCGCGTTACTGCCCCGCGTGGCGGCGCACTTCGGCGGGGTCGATGCGGTGGTGCACAGTGCCGCGCTCTTCGAGCACGACGACGCCGCCAGCTTCAGCTACGCGCTCATGGAGCGCCATGCGCGCAGCAACGCCGGCGCGGCCATCCTGCTGGCGCAGGCGTTGCGCGACCACCTGGCGCTGCGCGACGCGCAAGGCGCGGTGGTGCACCTGCTCGACCAGAAGCTCTGGAACCCGAACCCCGACTTCCTGAGCTACACGCTCTCCAAGGCCGCACTCGAAGCCGCCACGCCGATGCTGGCGCTGGCCTTGGCGCCGCGCGTGCGGGTGGTGGGTGTCGCGCCCGGCCTCACGCTTTCGAGCCATATGCTGGACGACGAAAAGTTTGCGCAGTTGCACAAGCTGTCGCCGCTGGGCCGCTCGTCCACGTCGGCCGACGTGGCGGCCACGGTGAAATTTGCGCTGGAAAACAATTCGATGACCGGCACCACGCTGCTGGTGGACGGTGGCCAGCACCTGATGAGATTCGAGCGCGATTTCTCGCTCATGTGA
- a CDS encoding dihydroneopterin aldolase: MSTTPHGQQTLTLQGLRFDANLGILEQEKRAPQPILVDAELNLGPQPLLPQDDDIFHVLDYRKVRRIIIDECTAEHVNLLESLIGKLAQRLLQLPGVRGVRVKIAKLEIFDDCEVAIRIEAGEW, from the coding sequence ATGTCCACCACACCGCACGGCCAGCAGACACTCACCCTCCAGGGGCTGCGCTTCGACGCCAACCTGGGCATCCTCGAGCAGGAAAAGCGGGCGCCCCAGCCGATCCTGGTCGATGCCGAGCTCAACCTCGGACCGCAGCCGCTGCTGCCGCAGGACGACGACATCTTTCATGTGCTCGACTACCGCAAGGTGCGCCGCATCATCATCGACGAGTGCACCGCCGAGCATGTGAACCTGCTCGAAAGCCTGATCGGCAAGCTCGCGCAGCGGCTGCTGCAGCTGCCCGGCGTGCGTGGCGTACGGGTGAAGATCGCCAAGCTCGAAATCTTCGACGACTGCGAAGTGGCTATCCGCATCGAAGCCGGGGAATGGTGA
- the ttcA gene encoding tRNA 2-thiocytidine(32) synthetase TtcA yields MNAVWIDEAPVVGATTNSLKIERETHKLEKRLCREVGRAIVDYNMIEEGDKVMVCVSGGKDSYAMLDILLKLKARAPIHFDIVAVNLDQKQPGFPEEVLPKYLSELGVDFHIENQDTYSIVKRVIPEGKTTCGLCSRLRRGILYRVADELGATKVALGHHRDDMLQTFFLNMFFAGKLKSMPPKLVSDDGKHIVIRPLAYVAEKDLLRWAQHREFPIIPCTLCGSQENLQRKQVGEMLREWDRKHPGRVENMFTALQNVVPSHLLDGTRHDFKGLKATGVADEDGDKAFDAPSFDLLSQAPAALRILRG; encoded by the coding sequence ATGAACGCCGTCTGGATCGACGAGGCGCCCGTCGTCGGCGCCACCACCAATTCCCTGAAGATCGAGCGCGAGACGCACAAGCTCGAGAAGCGCCTGTGCCGCGAGGTGGGCCGCGCGATCGTCGACTACAACATGATCGAAGAGGGCGACAAGGTCATGGTGTGCGTCTCGGGCGGGAAGGACAGCTACGCCATGCTGGACATCCTGCTCAAGCTCAAGGCGCGGGCACCGATTCACTTCGACATCGTCGCGGTCAACCTCGACCAGAAGCAGCCCGGCTTTCCCGAAGAGGTGCTGCCCAAGTACCTGAGCGAGCTGGGCGTGGACTTCCACATCGAGAACCAGGACACCTACAGCATCGTCAAGCGCGTGATTCCCGAGGGCAAGACGACCTGCGGTCTGTGCAGCCGCCTGCGCCGCGGCATCCTGTACCGCGTGGCGGACGAACTCGGCGCCACCAAGGTCGCGCTGGGCCACCACCGCGACGACATGCTGCAGACCTTCTTCCTCAACATGTTCTTCGCGGGCAAGCTCAAGAGCATGCCGCCCAAGCTGGTGAGCGACGACGGCAAGCACATCGTGATCCGCCCGCTCGCCTACGTGGCCGAGAAAGACCTGCTGCGCTGGGCGCAGCACCGCGAATTCCCGATCATTCCGTGCACGCTCTGCGGCAGCCAGGAAAACCTGCAGCGCAAGCAGGTCGGCGAAATGCTGCGCGAATGGGACAGGAAGCACCCGGGCCGTGTGGAGAACATGTTCACCGCGCTGCAGAACGTGGTGCCTTCGCACCTGCTCGACGGAACGCGGCACGACTTCAAGGGTCTGAAGGCGACCGGCGTGGCCGACGAAGACGGCGACAAGGCCTTCGACGCGCCCTCCTTCGACCTGCTCTCCCAGGCACCCGCGGCCCTGCGCATTCTTCGGGGCTGA
- a CDS encoding DUF4136 domain-containing protein → MKRAFSALFLVATLSGCATSWVVDSDVKSFSSLTTVPPGATYRFERLPSQQADPAGQESLEAMAAAALEEVGLRRDDTRPQYSAQIGARVTAGLSPWADPWLFDGPWGYGYGGGYGYARRGFGGGWYGGSAFMPPAANPWYEREVSIVLREAGSNRVVYETRARNDGPYNASAAILPVMFRAALQGFPNPPQGERRVNIELAAARK, encoded by the coding sequence ATGAAACGTGCGTTTTCAGCTCTTTTCTTGGTAGCTACCCTGAGCGGCTGCGCCACCTCGTGGGTGGTCGACAGCGATGTGAAGAGCTTTTCCTCGCTCACCACGGTGCCGCCCGGCGCCACCTACCGCTTCGAGCGCCTGCCTTCGCAGCAGGCCGACCCCGCCGGGCAGGAATCGCTCGAGGCCATGGCCGCCGCGGCGCTCGAAGAAGTGGGTTTGCGCCGCGACGACACCAGGCCGCAATACAGCGCACAGATCGGCGCGCGCGTGACGGCAGGCCTCTCGCCCTGGGCCGACCCGTGGCTGTTCGACGGCCCCTGGGGGTATGGCTACGGCGGCGGATACGGATACGCCCGCCGCGGCTTCGGCGGCGGATGGTACGGGGGCTCGGCCTTCATGCCGCCCGCGGCCAACCCCTGGTACGAACGCGAAGTGAGCATCGTGCTGCGCGAGGCGGGCTCCAACCGCGTGGTCTATGAAACCCGGGCCCGCAACGACGGGCCCTACAACGCGAGCGCTGCCATCCTGCCGGTGATGTTCCGGGCCGCGCTGCAGGGCTTTCCGAATCCGCCGCAGGGCGAGCGCCGGGTGAACATCGAGCTGGCGGCGGCCAGGAAGTAG
- a CDS encoding histidine phosphatase family protein: MEETTRLIAVRHGETAWNVDTRIQGQLDIGLNATGLWQAQRAGQALADEDIGVIYASDLSRAWQTAEEIAKPHGLSVQPEPRLRERAFGHLEGMSFAEIEAMRPEDAKRWRERDPEFEPIGGESLLTFRDRITRVAAELAARHPGEVVALVAHGGVMDVLYRAATRQELQAPRTWQLGNAAINRMLWTPEGFSLVGWSDTAHLVADDDVLDETTT; this comes from the coding sequence ATGGAAGAAACCACCCGACTGATCGCCGTGCGCCACGGCGAAACCGCCTGGAACGTCGACACGCGCATCCAGGGCCAGCTGGACATCGGACTCAACGCCACGGGCCTCTGGCAGGCGCAACGCGCGGGTCAGGCGCTGGCCGACGAGGACATCGGCGTGATCTACGCCAGCGACCTTTCGCGCGCCTGGCAGACCGCCGAGGAAATCGCCAAGCCCCACGGCCTCTCGGTTCAACCCGAGCCCCGCCTGCGCGAACGCGCCTTCGGCCACCTCGAGGGCATGAGCTTCGCCGAGATCGAGGCCATGCGGCCCGAAGATGCCAAGCGCTGGCGCGAGCGCGACCCCGAATTCGAGCCCATCGGCGGTGAAAGCCTGCTGACCTTCCGCGACCGCATCACGCGCGTGGCCGCCGAACTGGCGGCGCGCCATCCGGGCGAGGTGGTCGCGCTGGTGGCGCACGGCGGCGTGATGGACGTGCTCTACCGCGCCGCAACCCGCCAGGAGCTGCAGGCGCCGCGCACCTGGCAGCTCGGCAATGCGGCCATCAACCGCATGCTGTGGACGCCCGAGGGCTTCAGCCTGGTGGGCTGGAGCGACACCGCCCACCTGGTGGCGGACGACGACGTTCTGGACGAAACCACCACCTAG
- a CDS encoding efflux RND transporter permease subunit — MNISELCIRRPAMTVLLSAAVVVVGIFAYFSIPVAALPSYNTPVINVNAQLPGASPDTMASSVALPLEKQFSTIPGLQTISSVNTQGVSSLTLEFVSSRDIDAAAVDVQAALLRAQRQLPQELTQLPSYRKVNPADAPVLFIALISPSMNPSELNDYAENLISPTLSTIDGVAQVAVYGRKAFAVRIKANADLLNARNITLDELAKAVNSANANTPVGTLDGPRQTLTIQANRQLTKAEDFAKLIVGQRNGAPVRLDEVATIEDSFESVKTASSFNGQNSISLAVQRQPNANTVEVVDAVRALIPRFKAELPQSVEIHMVNDRSLSIREAVHDVQLTLLGTIALVVLVIFLFLHRLVATLIPAATIPISLIGAVALLYAFGYSLDNVSLLGITLAVGLVVDDAIVVLENIMRYVEKGMEPFAAALRGAREVGFTIISISISLVAVFIPIFFMPGVIGLLFHEFAVVVALAVLVSAVVSLTLVPMLASRLLKHVPRPEGAIDHEEEHPEPGTAIGRAFERGYRWVHSGYMRTLDWTLGHRTLMLLVAGGTFIVTAWLFVSIPKGFFPEEDIGQIQITTEAAEDISFTAMNALQERVAASLQADPSVAYVSSFVGVGGPTATQNSGRLFAVLKPRSERPKMAKVLESLRQRFREIPGIAVYMQPVQNLRLGGRQSKARFQYTLQSVNAGEMVPWSTQLMERMRADPVFRDVTSDSQNRGLQATLEIDRDKAGVLGVAVGDLRLALYNAYGDRQIGSIYGASNTYQVILSAADSDRQFEDDVARLSVRSTTGRLVPLSAFSTVKRTVGPTSVNHQGQLQAVTVSFNLAPDVPLGNATAKIDQFKAELKMPQSIITTYGGDAAVFQSSQSSQAVLLVLAVLVIYVLLGVLYESYIHPLTILAGLPSAAVGALLSLKIFGFDLTLIATIGILLLIGIVKKNAIMMIDFALDAQRTEGMKPVDAIREACRLRFRPILMTTLAALMGALPLALGLGAGAELRQPLGVAVVGGLIFSQVITLYITPAIYLALDRYSGTGPMVDLPGEAKGQQAAAQGAASHA, encoded by the coding sequence ATGAACATCTCGGAACTCTGCATCCGTCGTCCCGCGATGACGGTGCTGTTGTCTGCCGCGGTCGTGGTGGTCGGCATCTTTGCGTACTTCAGCATCCCGGTTGCCGCGCTGCCGAGCTACAACACGCCGGTCATCAACGTGAACGCCCAGTTACCTGGGGCGAGCCCGGACACCATGGCGTCTTCCGTGGCGCTGCCGCTCGAGAAGCAGTTCTCGACCATTCCGGGCCTGCAGACCATCAGTTCGGTGAATACGCAGGGCGTGAGTTCGCTCACGCTCGAGTTCGTGAGCAGCCGGGACATCGACGCTGCCGCCGTCGACGTGCAGGCCGCGCTGCTGCGCGCCCAGCGCCAGCTGCCGCAGGAGCTCACGCAGCTGCCTTCGTACCGCAAGGTGAACCCGGCCGATGCGCCGGTGCTGTTCATTGCGCTGATCTCGCCGTCGATGAACCCGTCCGAGCTCAACGACTATGCCGAGAACCTGATTTCGCCCACGCTCTCCACCATCGACGGCGTGGCGCAGGTGGCGGTGTATGGGCGCAAGGCCTTCGCGGTGCGCATCAAGGCCAATGCCGATCTGCTCAATGCGCGCAACATCACGCTCGACGAACTCGCCAAGGCGGTGAATTCGGCCAACGCCAACACGCCCGTCGGCACGCTCGACGGGCCGCGCCAGACGCTCACCATCCAGGCCAACCGGCAGCTCACGAAGGCCGAAGACTTTGCCAAGCTGATCGTCGGCCAGCGCAACGGCGCGCCGGTTCGGCTCGACGAAGTGGCCACCATCGAAGACAGCTTCGAGTCGGTCAAGACCGCAAGCAGCTTCAACGGCCAGAACTCCATCTCGCTCGCCGTGCAGCGCCAGCCCAACGCCAACACCGTGGAAGTGGTGGATGCGGTGCGCGCGCTCATTCCGCGTTTCAAGGCCGAGCTGCCGCAGTCGGTCGAGATCCACATGGTGAACGACCGCTCGCTGTCCATTCGCGAGGCCGTGCACGACGTGCAGCTCACGCTGCTGGGCACCATCGCGCTGGTGGTGCTGGTGATCTTCCTTTTTCTGCACCGGCTGGTCGCCACGCTGATTCCGGCCGCGACCATTCCGATTTCGCTGATCGGCGCGGTGGCGCTGCTCTATGCCTTCGGCTACAGCCTGGACAACGTCTCGCTGCTCGGTATCACGCTCGCCGTGGGGCTGGTGGTGGACGACGCGATCGTGGTGCTCGAAAACATCATGCGCTATGTCGAAAAGGGCATGGAGCCGTTCGCGGCGGCGCTGCGCGGGGCACGCGAAGTGGGCTTCACCATCATCTCGATCTCGATCTCGCTGGTGGCGGTGTTCATCCCGATCTTCTTCATGCCGGGCGTGATCGGCCTCTTGTTCCACGAGTTCGCGGTGGTGGTGGCACTGGCGGTGCTGGTGTCGGCCGTCGTGTCGCTCACGCTGGTGCCCATGCTCGCGAGCCGGTTGCTCAAGCACGTGCCGCGGCCCGAAGGCGCGATCGACCACGAGGAAGAGCATCCGGAACCGGGCACCGCCATTGGCCGCGCCTTCGAGCGCGGCTACCGCTGGGTGCACAGCGGCTATATGCGAACGCTCGACTGGACGCTCGGCCACCGCACGCTGATGCTGCTGGTGGCCGGCGGCACCTTCATCGTCACGGCGTGGCTGTTCGTCTCCATTCCGAAGGGTTTTTTCCCCGAGGAAGACATCGGCCAGATCCAGATCACCACCGAGGCGGCCGAGGACATTTCCTTTACCGCCATGAATGCGCTGCAGGAACGCGTGGCCGCTTCGCTGCAGGCCGACCCGAGCGTGGCCTACGTAAGCTCGTTCGTCGGCGTGGGCGGCCCCACCGCCACGCAGAATTCCGGCCGCCTGTTCGCCGTGCTCAAGCCGCGCAGCGAGCGCCCCAAGATGGCCAAGGTGCTCGAATCGCTACGCCAGCGTTTTCGCGAGATTCCGGGCATTGCGGTCTACATGCAGCCGGTGCAGAACCTGCGCCTGGGCGGCCGCCAGAGCAAGGCGCGCTTCCAGTACACGTTGCAAAGCGTGAACGCGGGCGAGATGGTGCCGTGGTCCACGCAGCTCATGGAGCGCATGCGCGCCGACCCGGTTTTCCGCGACGTGACCAGCGACTCGCAAAACCGCGGCCTGCAGGCCACGCTCGAAATCGACCGCGACAAGGCCGGCGTGCTCGGCGTTGCCGTGGGCGACCTGCGCCTCGCGCTCTACAACGCCTACGGCGACCGGCAGATCGGCAGCATCTACGGCGCCAGCAACACCTACCAGGTGATCCTCTCGGCGGCGGACAGCGACCGGCAGTTCGAAGACGACGTGGCGCGCCTGTCGGTGCGCAGCACCACGGGCCGCCTGGTGCCGCTCTCGGCCTTCTCGACCGTGAAGCGCACGGTGGGCCCGACCTCGGTCAACCACCAGGGCCAGTTGCAGGCGGTGACGGTGTCGTTCAACCTCGCGCCCGATGTGCCGCTGGGCAACGCGACCGCGAAGATCGACCAGTTCAAGGCAGAGCTGAAGATGCCGCAGTCGATCATCACCACCTATGGCGGCGATGCGGCGGTGTTCCAGAGTTCTCAATCCAGCCAGGCGGTGCTGCTGGTGCTGGCCGTGCTCGTCATCTACGTGCTGCTCGGCGTGCTGTACGAAAGCTACATCCATCCGCTGACCATTCTGGCCGGGCTGCCGTCCGCGGCCGTGGGGGCCTTGCTTTCGCTCAAGATATTCGGCTTCGACCTGACGCTGATCGCCACCATCGGCATCCTGCTCTTGATCGGCATCGTGAAGAAGAACGCGATCATGATGATCGACTTCGCGCTCGATGCGCAGCGCACGGAGGGCATGAAGCCGGTCGACGCCATCCGCGAAGCCTGCCGCCTGCGCTTCCGCCCGATTCTCATGACCACGCTGGCCGCGCTGATGGGCGCGCTGCCGCTCGCCCTGGGCCTGGGCGCCGGCGCCGAACTGCGCCAGCCGCTGGGTGTGGCGGTGGTGGGCGGGCTGATCTTCTCGCAGGTGATCACGCTCTACATCACGCCCGCCATCTACCTCGCGCTCGACCGCTACAGCGGCACGGGGCCGATGGTCGACCTGCCCGGCGAGGCCAAGGGCCAACAAGCTGCCGCCCAAGGTGCGGCGTCGCACGCCTAG
- a CDS encoding efflux RND transporter periplasmic adaptor subunit: MSGNKLAGKDAKAPAAGNAAPVLVTLATAEKQDVPVTVQVNGSVVSLNSVDLRPQVTNTVSAVHVKEGQFVKAGQLLFTLDDRNDQANLARARAQQKRDEATQADLERQYKRSQELLAQNFISKSATDATLSQLEAQRAAVAADRAAVQSAQVALGYATLRAPIAGRIGAVNIYPGTLVQPTLSLVTVTQLDPIAVSFPVPEANLQDLLAAARSRAKVEALVSGRKEPLAGVLNFVDNTVDPQIGTVRAKAVFDNADQSLWPGQFVGTRITVRTLSGVTVVPAAALMMLPDGTSLYVVDKASTATRRKVQVLYTFGTKAAVSGVEPGEQVVIEGSQNVRPGGKVRVDAKAAPAGTTGVTPGSAASSDAKPPRERA, from the coding sequence ATGTCCGGCAACAAGCTGGCCGGAAAGGATGCCAAGGCCCCGGCCGCCGGCAACGCGGCGCCGGTGCTCGTCACGCTCGCAACCGCCGAAAAGCAGGACGTGCCGGTGACGGTGCAGGTCAACGGCAGCGTGGTCTCGCTCAACAGCGTCGACCTGCGCCCGCAGGTCACGAACACGGTGAGCGCGGTGCATGTGAAGGAAGGGCAGTTCGTCAAGGCGGGCCAGTTGCTCTTCACGCTCGACGACCGCAACGACCAGGCCAACCTGGCCCGCGCCCGGGCCCAGCAGAAGCGCGACGAAGCGACCCAGGCCGACCTCGAGCGCCAGTACAAGCGCAGCCAGGAATTGCTGGCGCAGAATTTCATTTCCAAGAGCGCTACCGACGCCACGCTGTCGCAGCTCGAGGCGCAGCGCGCCGCCGTGGCGGCCGACCGCGCCGCGGTGCAATCGGCGCAGGTGGCGCTGGGGTACGCCACCTTGCGCGCTCCCATTGCCGGGCGCATCGGCGCCGTCAACATCTACCCCGGCACGCTGGTGCAGCCCACGCTGTCGCTGGTGACCGTCACGCAACTGGACCCCATCGCGGTGAGTTTCCCTGTGCCGGAAGCCAACCTGCAAGATCTGCTGGCGGCGGCACGCAGCCGGGCCAAGGTCGAGGCGCTCGTCAGCGGGCGCAAGGAGCCGCTCGCCGGTGTGCTCAATTTCGTCGACAACACAGTCGATCCGCAGATCGGCACCGTGCGCGCGAAGGCGGTGTTCGACAACGCCGACCAAAGCCTGTGGCCCGGCCAGTTCGTCGGCACGCGCATCACGGTGCGTACCCTGTCCGGTGTCACGGTGGTGCCGGCCGCGGCGCTCATGATGCTGCCCGACGGTACCTCGCTCTACGTGGTCGACAAGGCGAGCACCGCCACGCGCCGCAAGGTCCAGGTGCTCTACACCTTCGGGACCAAGGCGGCGGTGAGCGGCGTCGAGCCGGGCGAGCAGGTGGTCATCGAAGGCAGCCAGAACGTGCGCCCGGGCGGCAAGGTCCGCGTCGACGCAAAGGCCGCGCCGGCGGGCACGACCGGCGTCACGCCGGGCAGCGCGGCCTCGTCGGACGCCAAGCCCCCGCGGGAACGCGCATGA
- the miaB gene encoding tRNA (N6-isopentenyl adenosine(37)-C2)-methylthiotransferase MiaB, with product MSKKVFIKTFGCQMNEYDSDKMADVLNAAQGYEPTQNVDEADLILFNTCSVREKAQEKVFSDLGRVKHLKAKGVKIGVGGCVASQEGAAIIARAPYVDIVFGPQTLHRLPDMLNDRERLDRPQVDISFPEIEKFDHLPPARVEGVTAFVSIMEGCSKYCSYCVVPYTRGEEVNRPLDDVLVEIAGLADQGVREVTLLGQNVNAYRGKMGDTAEIADFALLIEYVAEIPGIERIRYTTSHPNEFTPRLIEAYAKVPQLVSHLHLPVQHGSDRILMAMKRGYTAMEYKSTVRKLRAIRPELALSSDFIVGFPGETDEDFAKMMKLIDDCQFDNSFSFIFSPRPGTPAAALQDDTPHEVKLARLQTLQRVIDGNVRRFGDALVGTTQRVLVEGASRKDANELMGRTACNRVVNFEGDARLVGQMADLRITRSLAYTLRGEVATRESSTAPVTAALAA from the coding sequence ATGAGCAAAAAAGTCTTTATCAAAACCTTCGGCTGCCAGATGAACGAGTACGACTCGGACAAGATGGCCGATGTGCTGAACGCCGCGCAGGGCTACGAGCCCACCCAGAACGTGGACGAGGCCGACCTGATCCTGTTCAACACCTGTTCGGTGCGCGAAAAAGCCCAGGAAAAGGTGTTCTCCGACCTCGGCCGCGTGAAGCACCTGAAGGCCAAGGGCGTGAAGATCGGCGTGGGCGGCTGCGTGGCGAGCCAGGAAGGCGCGGCCATCATTGCGCGCGCGCCCTACGTCGACATCGTGTTCGGCCCGCAGACGCTGCACCGCCTGCCCGACATGCTGAACGACCGCGAGCGGCTGGACCGCCCGCAGGTGGACATCAGCTTTCCCGAGATCGAGAAGTTCGACCACCTGCCGCCGGCGCGCGTCGAGGGCGTGACCGCCTTCGTGTCGATCATGGAAGGCTGCTCCAAATACTGCAGCTACTGCGTGGTGCCCTACACCCGCGGCGAGGAAGTGAACCGCCCGCTCGACGACGTGCTGGTGGAAATTGCCGGCCTGGCCGACCAGGGCGTGCGCGAGGTCACGCTGCTGGGGCAGAACGTGAACGCCTACCGCGGCAAGATGGGCGACACGGCCGAGATTGCCGACTTCGCACTGCTCATCGAATACGTCGCGGAGATTCCGGGCATCGAGCGCATCCGCTACACCACGAGCCACCCGAACGAATTCACGCCGCGGCTCATCGAGGCCTACGCCAAGGTGCCGCAGCTCGTGAGCCACCTGCACCTGCCCGTGCAGCACGGCAGCGACCGCATCCTGATGGCCATGAAACGCGGCTACACCGCGATGGAATACAAGAGCACGGTCCGCAAGCTGCGCGCCATCCGCCCCGAGCTGGCCCTGAGCAGCGACTTCATCGTCGGCTTCCCCGGCGAGACCGATGAAGACTTCGCCAAGATGATGAAGCTGATCGACGACTGCCAGTTCGACAACAGCTTCAGCTTCATCTTCAGCCCGCGCCCCGGCACGCCCGCCGCGGCACTGCAAGACGATACGCCGCACGAGGTGAAGCTAGCGCGCCTGCAGACGCTGCAACGCGTGATCGACGGCAACGTGCGCCGCTTCGGCGATGCGCTGGTCGGCACCACGCAGCGCGTGCTGGTCGAGGGGGCCTCCCGCAAGGACGCGAACGAGCTGATGGGCCGCACCGCGTGCAATCGCGTCGTCAACTTCGAAGGCGACGCACGGCTGGTCGGGCAGATGGCCGATCTGCGCATCACGCGCTCGCTCGCGTACACGCTGCGCGGCGAAGTGGCTACACGCGAATCGTCGACGGCGCCGGTGACCGCCGCGCTCGCCGCCTGA
- a CDS encoding sensor histidine kinase, with protein MAKRPSTRGSFQQLLLFAFLLITALLVGVVLRSVFQYDALMTQSRDAAARALRLSGAAQSLAERSAAMERAGRQSLVLNDAVLRRRFDDAAREAHQVLERLEMNGLAPVGMEAWRAQLGVIEGLMSGSADSALSRESSMAMQFRELDSLNTNLAQQAQFLIETQNDALAKRIENARRRLMREVVAASVLAVSLALAFGIWLARPFKRLEHAIVGLGQNRLDEPIDIRGPADIRRVSQQLEWLRLRLTELDADKARFLRHVSHELKTPLAALREGVSLLEDGVTGPLNPAQLEVTQILNQNTVSLQGQIEALLRFNAAAFEARELRRERTELLPLIEEQIEAQRLQWQAHGLRVRAEGEPLTVTVDRTKLGTAVANLLSNAIRYSARGGVITLVVSSTPESACIDVNDAGPGIAEGDRDRIFEPFYRGERQPEHAVKGTGIGLSIVQEYIAAHGGRITLQPGGPGARFRIELPRTA; from the coding sequence ATGGCGAAGCGGCCATCGACGCGGGGCTCGTTCCAGCAGCTCCTCCTTTTCGCGTTTCTGCTGATTACCGCCCTGCTCGTGGGCGTGGTGTTGCGCTCGGTATTCCAGTACGACGCGCTCATGACCCAGAGCCGCGATGCGGCCGCCCGCGCGCTGCGGCTCTCGGGCGCGGCCCAGTCGCTGGCCGAGCGCAGTGCGGCCATGGAGCGTGCCGGACGCCAGTCGCTGGTGCTGAACGACGCCGTGCTGCGGCGCCGCTTCGACGACGCAGCCCGCGAAGCGCACCAGGTGCTCGAACGGCTCGAGATGAACGGCCTCGCGCCCGTGGGCATGGAGGCGTGGCGCGCCCAGCTCGGCGTGATCGAAGGCCTGATGAGCGGCAGCGCCGACAGCGCTCTTTCGCGCGAAAGCAGCATGGCAATGCAGTTCCGCGAACTCGATTCGTTGAACACCAACCTCGCGCAGCAGGCCCAGTTCCTGATCGAGACGCAGAACGACGCCCTGGCCAAGCGCATCGAGAACGCACGCCGCCGCCTGATGCGCGAAGTGGTGGCGGCGAGCGTGCTGGCGGTGTCGCTGGCGCTGGCTTTCGGCATCTGGCTCGCGCGCCCGTTCAAGCGGCTCGAGCACGCCATCGTCGGCCTGGGGCAGAACCGGCTCGACGAGCCGATCGACATCCGCGGCCCGGCCGACATCCGGCGCGTGTCGCAGCAGCTCGAATGGCTGCGTCTGCGCCTGACCGAACTGGACGCCGACAAGGCGCGCTTTCTGCGCCACGTCTCGCACGAACTGAAAACGCCGCTGGCCGCATTGAGGGAAGGCGTTTCGCTGCTCGAAGACGGCGTGACGGGCCCGCTGAATCCGGCGCAGCTGGAGGTGACGCAAATCCTGAACCAGAACACCGTGTCGCTGCAAGGCCAGATCGAGGCGCTGCTGCGCTTCAATGCCGCGGCTTTCGAGGCGCGCGAACTGCGCCGCGAACGCACCGAGCTGCTGCCGCTGATCGAAGAGCAGATCGAGGCGCAGCGCCTGCAGTGGCAGGCCCACGGCCTGCGCGTGCGCGCCGAGGGCGAGCCGCTCACGGTCACGGTCGACCGGACCAAGCTCGGCACCGCCGTGGCCAACCTGCTGTCCAACGCCATTCGCTACTCGGCGCGCGGCGGGGTGATCACCCTCGTGGTGTCCAGCACGCCCGAGTCGGCATGCATCGATGTCAATGACGCCGGCCCGGGTATTGCCGAAGGCGACCGTGACCGGATTTTCGAGCCCTTCTATCGGGGCGAACGCCAGCCTGAGCACGCGGTCAAAGGGACCGGCATCGGTCTTTCGATCGTGCAGGAGTACATTGCTGCCCATGGGGGCCGCATCACCCTGCAGCCGGGCGGACCTGGTGCGCGCTTTCGCATCGAACTGCCGCGCACGGCCTGA